From Oncorhynchus clarkii lewisi isolate Uvic-CL-2024 chromosome 26, UVic_Ocla_1.0, whole genome shotgun sequence, the proteins below share one genomic window:
- the LOC139384551 gene encoding bolA-like protein 3: protein MLSISRFLQKNQAVLVSRQLQRTLSSQTDGETRIAQLLKEKFPSATSLKVVDISGGCGAMYEVHIESNEFKGKRTIQQHQLVNQALKEEIQGMHGLRIFTDVPRE from the exons ATGCTCTCTATTTCCAGATTTCTTCAAAAAAATCAA GCTGTTTTGGTTTCTAGACAGTTGCAGAGGACTCTGTCTTctcagacagatggagagacccGAATTGCACAACTTCTCAAAGAGAAGTTTCCATCGGCCACGTCTCTAAAAGTTGTGGACATATCAG GTGGCTGTGGTGCCATGTATGAAGTCCATATAGAATCCAATGAATTTAAAGGGAAAAGAACTATTCAACAACACCAACTAGTCAACCAG GCTCTCAAGGAGGAGATCCAAGGAATGCATGGACTACGAATATTCACAGATGTTCCTCGAGAGTAG